In Oncorhynchus keta strain PuntledgeMale-10-30-2019 chromosome 19, Oket_V2, whole genome shotgun sequence, a single genomic region encodes these proteins:
- the LOC118398592 gene encoding protein dispatched homolog 1-like — protein sequence MALSDANGDLLLLSNASLPPSVTTMASGTGSPASSASLSNTEGGDVSVVSTPRTQQRHRHQPRPTPPHKEPQQRSRVSLDGGAVKQNGSLRAPSSSTSSSHLTDSQRLAKLLPSTLSTTTSPSPPQPPPLSPPPPCCHRCPFHPPLCCHGNQQECHIFQTHAPALQLHPGSCSCCLQASPPSLCLHHRWQEHLQNQPNVAGLSPARPFRFPKSYAELIADWPVVVLGVCTVLIVVCALVGILVPDLPDFSDPLLGFEPRGTAIGQRLVTWNNMVKNTGYKATLANYPFKYADEQAKSHQEDRWAEDHFDRDKRQADWDFSKDSFFCDVPGDRYSRLVFTSAEGKNLWNIQAIKSMCNLDNTRVRSHPQYWSLCQRTTDASCCPSWTLGNYVAILTNKSSCQKITERDVSHTLKILRSCAKYYHNGTLGPDCWDMTTRRKDQSKCTNVPRKCTKYNAIYQILHFLVDKDFLSPKNTDYLIPTLKHSMLFSPTEKGETMMNIYLDNFENWNSSDGVTTITGIEFGIKHNLFQDYLLTDTVYPAIAIVIVLVVMCVYTRSVFITLMTMIAIISSLIVSYFLYRMVFDFEFFPFMNLTALIILVGIGADDAFVLCDVWNYTKFDKPNAELSETVSITLQHAALSMFVTSFTTAAAFYANYVSNITAIRCFGVYAGTAILVNYILMVTWLPAVVVLHERYLPNIFTCSKPPHQQTGLCTRTLWANLCQKANKCLFTISEASRIFFEKVLPCIVIKLRYLWLFCFLAFTVGGAYVVCVNPKMKLPSLELSEFKVFRSSHPFERYDAEYKKLFMFERVHHGEDLHMPITIIWGVTPVDNGDPLNPKNKGKLMLDNTFNIASPASQLWILNFCQKLRNQSFVFQSEEQDFTSCFIETFKQWMENRDCEEASVYPCCSQSTFPYKQDVFELCIKRAIMELDRSTSFHLDSKTPGPRFDINDTIRAIVLEFKSTYLFTLAYEKMHQFYHEVDTWIQEELKNAPDGLKYGWFVSNLEFYDLQDSLSDGTLIAMALSVVVAFVVMLLTTWNIIISLYAILSIAGTIFVTVGSLVLLGWELNVLESVTISVAVGLSVDFAVHYGVAYRLAPEPDREGKVVFSLGRMGSAIAMAALTTFVAGAMMMPSTVLAYTQLGTFMMLIMCISWAFATFFFQCMCRCLGPQGTCGQIPLPKRFQCQAFKEGTTNVPSPQGKHGTKYQLDSRGGEVEHEHYELEPLASNQKNEEKPAEEQETCTQLYNGIAPHSAPCTHIPFKSKAESGRGPCSENGLGILATDATPRCQYSHNTTCTCGDPPHQSMGMQWTPHPCTQATQESPFPLTGSHANKGQTLLSTLDAVYKPMGCRMHYVHCPPAHFHHCTPGRVPRQGPHNCHLRNYCVHTVPLTGGLPRDQHSAPDPAGLEEVHRTGASSGPSGSLTTPAQTHRPPASALGCTLAHIHTGCCIANHETQREEEKTLNAPRDQSVDHFVSTTMQKDAGHKMPGNKKLETSTTPVTWEESVKTCKQNPKKERASSGSPKKLYCFNRTLKVKCNSVEFNTPKADANVPALAMNSKPASESLC from the exons ATGGCCCTGAGCGACGCCAACGGTGACCTCCTGCTCCTCAGCAATGCCAGCCTGCCACCCAGCGTTACCACGATGGCCAGTGGCACCGGCAGCCCAGCTTCCAGTGCCAGCCTCAGCAACACGGAAGGAGGGGACGTCAGCGTTGTTTCCACACCTAGAACACAGCAGAGGCATAGGCACCAACCAAGGCCAACGCCTCCACACAAGGAGCCCCAGCAGAGATCCAGAGTGAGTCTGGACGGGGGCGCTGTCAAGCAGAACGGCTCCCTTAGGGCCCCTTCCTCGTCCACCTCCTCTTCACACCTCACAGACTCTCAAAGGTTGGCCAAGCTCCTGCCCTCCACACtttccaccaccacctccccctcgcctcctcagcctcctccgcTGTCTCCACCTCCCCCGTGCTGCCACCGCTGCCCATTCCATCCCCCCTTGTGCTGCCACGGCAACCAGCAGGAGTGCCACATCTTCCAGACCCATGCTCCTGCCCTGCAACTGCACCCGGGCTCCTGCTCCTGCTGCCTGCAggcctcccctccatccctctgtttaCACCACCGCTGGCAGGAGCACCTCCAGAACCAGCCCAATGTGGCCGGCCTCAG CCCTGCAAGGCCTTTTCGGTTCCCCAAAAG CTATGCAGAGCTGATTGCTGATTGGCCAGTGGTGGTCCTGGGGGTGTGTACAGTCCTCATCGTGGTGTGTGCCCTGGTGGGTATCCTGGTGCCAGACCTGCCAGACTTCTCAGACCCTTTACTG GGATTTGAGCCACGAGGCACAGCCATAGGCCAGCGACTAGTCACATGGAACAATATGGTGAAAAACACAGGGTACAAAGCAACCCTGGCTAACTACCCATTCAAGTATGCGGATGAGCAGGCGAAAAG TCACCAAGAGGACAGGTGGGCTGAAGATCACTTTGACAGAGATAAAAGACAAGCTGACTGGGACTTCAGTAAAGACAGTTTCTTCTGTGATGTCCCAG gtgACAGATACTCTAGATTAGTATTCACATCTGCAGAGGGGAAGAACCTGTGGAACATACAAGCAATTAAATCTATGTGCAATTTGGACAATACACGG GTGCGCTCCCACCCTCAGTACTGGAGCCTGTGCCAGCGCACCACTGACGCCTCCTGCTGCCCCAGCTGGACCCTGGGAAACTACgttgccatcctcaccaacaagTCCTCCTGCCAGAAGATCACAGAGCGCGACGTGTCACACACCCTCAAGATCCTGCGCTCCTGTGCCAAGTACTACCACAACGGAACCCTGGGTCCCGACTGCTGGGACATGACCACTCGCCGGAAGGACCAGTCTAAGTGCACCAACGTCCCCCGCAAGTGCACCAAGTACAACGCCATCTACCAGATCCTCCATTTCCTGGTGGACAAAGACTTCCTGAGCCCAAAGAACACAGACTACCTTATCCCCACCCTTAAACACAGCATGTTGTTTTCTCCGACAGAGAAAGGGGAGACCATGATGAACATTTACCTGGACAACTTTGAGAACTGGAACTCCTCGGACGGCGTCACCACCATCACGGGGATAGAGTTCGGTATCAAACACAATCTGTTCCAGGACTACCTACTGACGGATACAGTGTATCCAGCCATAGCCATAGTGATTGTGctggttgtgatgtgtgtgtacaCCCGCTCTGTGTTCATCACCCTAATGACCATGATTGCCATCATCAGCTCCCTAATTGTGTCCTACTTCCTGTACCGCATGGTGTTCGACTTTGAGTTCTTCCCCTTCATGAACCTCACAGCTCTCATCATCCTGGTGGGCATCGGGGCGGACGACGCCTTTGTCCTCTGTGACGTGTGGAACTATACCAAGTTCGACAAGCCCAACGCTGAGCTGTCGGAGACAGTGAGCATCACTCTGCAGCACGCCGCCCTTTCCATGTTCGTCACCAGCTTTACCACGGCCGCCGCCTTCTATGCCAACTACGTTAGCAACATCACCGCCATCCGCTGTTTCGGCGTCTACGCCGGCACGGCCATCTTGGTTAACTACATACTGATGGTGACCTGGCTGCCAGCCGTGGTGGTGCTCCATGAGCGTTACCTGCCCAACATCTTCACCTGCTCTAAACCTCCCCACCAGCAGACAGGGCTTTGCACCCGCACCCTCTGGGCCAATCTGTGCCAGAAAGCAAACAAGTGCCTGTTCACCATCTCTGAGGCTTCCAGGATCTTCTTTGAGAAGGTGCTGCCGTGCATCGTGATCAAACTGCGTTACCTCTGGCTTTTCTGTTTCCTGGCCTTCACAGTGGGAGGGGCGTACGTGGTGTGTGTCAACCCCAAGATGAAGCTACCCTCTCTGGAGCTGTCTGAGTTCAAAGTGTTCCGCTCCTCCCACCCGTTTGAGCGTTACGATGCTGAGTACAAGAAACTGTTCATGTTCGAGAGGGTCCACCATGGGGAGGACCTGCACATGCCCATCACCATCATCTGGGGGGTCACCCCCGTGGACAACGGGGACCCCCTCAACCCCAAGAACAAAGGCAAGCTGATGCTGGACAACACTTTCAACATCGCCAGCCCGGCTTCCCAGCTCTGGATTCTCAACTTCTGCCAGAAGCTGAGGAACCAGAGCTTCGTGTTCCAGTCGGAGGAGCAGGACTTCACCAGCTGCTTCATCGAGACCTTCAAGCAGTGGATGGAGAACCGGGACTGTGAAGAGGCCTCTGTCTACCCCTGCTGCAGCCAGTCTACCTTCCCCTACAAGCAGGATGTCTTTGAGCTGTGCATCAAGAGAGCCATCATGGAGCTGGACCGCAGCACCAGCTTCCACCTGGACAGTAAGACCCCCGGGCCTCGCTTTGACATAAACGACACCATCCGGGCCATCGTCCTGGAGTTCAAGAGCACCTACTTGTTTACACTGGCCTATGAGAAGATGCACCAGTTCTACCACGAGGTGGACACCTGGATTCAGGAGGAGCTGAAGAATGCCCCAGACGGGCTGAAATACGGCTGGTTCGTCAGCAACCTGGAGTTCTATGACCTGCAGGACAGCCTATCAGACGGAACGCTCATCGCCATGGCGTTGTCCGTGGTGGTGGCCTTCGTGGTCATGCTCCTCACCACCTGGAACATCATCATAAGCCTCTACGCCATCCTCTCCATCGCAGGGACCATCTTCGTCACAGTGGGCTCACTGGTGCTCCTGGGCTGGGAGCTCAACGTGCTGGAGTCGGTCACCATCTCTGTGGCAGTGGGTCTGTCGGTGGACTTCGCCGTGCACTACGGAGTCGCCTATCGCCTTGCCCCCGAGCCTGACCGCGAGGGGAAGGTAGTCTTCTCCCTTGGCCGGATGGGTTCTGCTATCGCCATGGCAGCGCTCACCACCTTTGTTGCCGGGGCGATGATGATGCCGTCCACAGTGCTGGCCTATACCCAGCTGGGCACCTTCATGATGCTCATCATGTGCATCAGTTGGGCCTTTGCCACATTCTTCTTCCAGTGCATGTGCCGTTGCCTGGGCCCCCAGGGCACCTGCGGACAGATCCCCCTGCCCAAGAGGTTTCAGTGCCAGGCTTTCAAAGAGGGCACCACCAACGTCCCCTCGCCCCAGGGCAAGCATGGCACCAAGTACCAACTGGACAGtcgaggaggagaggtggagcatGAGCATTACGAGCTGGAACCGTTAGCCTCGAACCAAAAGAACGAGGAGAAACCTGCAGAGGAACAGGAGACGTGCACCCAGCTCTACAATGGAATAGCCCCCCACTCTGCCCCCTGCACACACATCCCCTTTAAGAGCAAGGCAGAGTCTGGCAGAGGTCCCTGCTCTGAAAATGGACTGGGTATACTGGCGACTGACGCCACACCCAGATGCCAGTACTCCCATAACACAACCTGCACATGTGGAGATCCCCCTCACCAGTCTATGGGTATGCAGTGGACCCCCCACCCATGTACTCAAGCCACCCAGGAGTCCCCATTCCCCCTCACAGGCAGCCATGCCAACAAAGGCCAGACCCTCCTTTCCACTCTGGACGCAGTCTACAAACCAATGGGTTGCCGTATGCACTATGTCCACTGTCCCCCAGCCCATTTCCACCACTGCACCCCGGGCAGGGTGCCCAGACAGGGCCCTCACAACTGCCACCTCAGAAACTACTGTGTTCACACTGTCCCCCTCACAGGTGGCCTCCCCAGGGACCAACACTCTGCCCCAGACCCAGCTGGGCTGGAGGAAGTACACCGGACTGGAGCATCCTCTGGCCCTAGTGGCAGCCTCACCACCCCAGCCCAGACTCACAGGCCTCCTGCCTCTGCTCTGGGCTGCACGTTAGCTCACATACACACAGGGTGCTGCATAGCCAATCATGAaacacagagggaggaagagaaaacgTTAAACGCTCCAAGGGATCAGAGCGTGGATCATTTTGTGTCCACTACAATGCAAAAGGACGCTGGTCATAAGATGCCTGGCAACAAGAAGCTTGAAACCAGTACTACTCCTGTCACATGGGAAGAAAGTGTCAAAACGTGCAAACAGAACCCCAAAAAAGAGAGGGCATCCTCAGGATCTCCCAAGAAACTCTACTGTTTTAACAGGACTTTAAAAGTAAAGTGCAATTCTGTCGAGTTTAACACGCCAAAAGCTGATGCCAATGTGCCTGCTCTTGCAATGAATTCAAAACCCGCATCTGAAAGTTTATGTTGA